The following nucleotide sequence is from Harmonia axyridis chromosome 5, icHarAxyr1.1, whole genome shotgun sequence.
GTAGTCTTGTCGGGTGCTCAGCACCACAAGCTTCAGAGAATTTCCTCATCAAAGTGCAGGCACTCAGATGTGGATGCTTTTTTGTATCCGACCCTGGTGTACCGAATACATAAGGGTTACTCTTGTGGACCCTCATATTTgttctgttttttattattaattggatGCACTCACATAAATGAGTATCCAATAGAACAGGAACCGTCCGATTCAACTTGCCCCTTATAGTGAATCgaacatatttttttgcaatttctttTGATTTCTCTGAAAGTGATTGAAATAGATCATTATTACTTCTCTCAATCGTttcgtatttttcaaattcggtAATGCTAATTCTCTCGACTTCTCCAGCGCGTCGTCTATTGAAAACCTGGATAGACGTTAGCGTTGCCTCTGCTAAGTCTATCCAGGCCAATGACGAGaagcaaattttcaatttctcaagGGCGTCTTTTCTCTTCTTGGTCAAATAGTCGCTGAGTTTTTTTATGTCGCCCATTGTGGGTAGCATAACTGTTTTTGTTCTACTCATTTTCAGTTGAGTTTCAGCAACAGTTCTGTTTACATTTATGTTCACTTCTTGAGCGAaaactttcaagaaatatttagcATTTTTTCGCATTTCTTCCTTGTGGTTTTTAATGCACTCTGTTATTAATAAATTGCCAATCTGCTTCAGCAGTGTGCCCAAACTGAACGCTACCGAAGGAGCTTCGAAGCAGTTCGTAGTTTCAGTGTACCGGGCACACATATTTATAGCAGATAAAACCATGTCTACAAATTTTGGGTCATATATAGAggctaaattatttatttccttacTCAGTGCCTTCATTTTAATGAGGAAATTACCAATTAATCGTAATCTCTGCCTTATCATTTGGAAATGTCTCGgttctctatatttttccaCCATTTTGTTAGCATAAATGATGATGAGTTCATCATATCTGATTGCTCTACATACATCATCCTCCCTCAGCGGTGGGAATAAATGATTTCTCACAGTTATTGATGCCATAGGATGTATTCTTGATGTGATTTTTTTACTTAGCAAATTTGGCAATCTTTTAATGTCGGAATCAATGCCTGTGCAGGATCTGAAATGCACTCGAAGGGTGGCTTTTGAGAAAAATCCCTTACAGTTTGCACATGCACTGTAATCCCTACCACTTTTATTCCTGCTGCTTTTAGGCCGTCGCGCCACAATCAGCTCACCATCATTTAAATTCTCATTCGtattaaaaaggaaatttccCCTTTTTCTTATCTGACCAATAATCTTGGCCCTTTCTACGTTACCTTTTGGtaacataataaattttttcacctCCTCCTCACCGCTGTGTTTATTCTCTAGGTGTCGTGAGATTTTTTGCTGTTTCGTATGGCagtagaaacaaaaatttgcCTTCTTGTCTCCTTTTCTTCCGCGGGACTCAGTTACCATCATATTTTCATCATCGCACCCTGGTTCGTTTAACGAGGCAGATAAATGAACTTGGATGCTTTTCGAGAGGGAATTATTATTGGACTCATTCGGTTGCGTTTTCTCCTCAATATTCAGATCCATTTCAGATAGAAAGGAACATGGTGTTGAGCTCCGACTGCCATCTCGTGAGTTATCAGATTGCGTTTCTGAATAAGTAGATAAATTATAATCTGAATCATCATCAGAATTGTCTccataaactgaaaataataataataatttaggaAAAACTTTGAAGTTATAAACATTTAGGTTCACAAGAAAGCGACAGCGCGATGTTTCATATTTCTCGAATTAGGGAACATATACAGTGTGTAGATAAAAAAGGGGCAAAATCAATAAGTGAGTTATTTAATGTTTTCTTATGATTTCACTCATGACGTCATTTATTTTTACAGGTTGACGtcatattttctttcaaataactACCCCATTTTTTAGCTGCTTTATTATACCTACTTACATGAGGTTGTGCAATAAGTTACGTTAATTACAATCTTTCACACCATTATTTAGGTAAATTGCAGAAAATGTgtgatcttttgaaaaaatttgttatcTACGGTTTCAATTGTGTACACCATCATTAAGGCAAGTTTGATAAAGGAGAGAAAATATTTGGattaataattagaaaaaaatcatgctGTGACTCTGTGAAATATGGTCTTCATGAGCAATGTTACCATAAGATGGTTAATTAAAAACTTGAATTCACCTGAAAGAGCGTTTTGCTTGATAAGATTCAATAACACAGCTCTTAATTTGATTTCTCACGTTATCCACACACTGTATAGaatgtatataaatatttattatattttattatttacatacagggtgattcaccgcgatggcctattagaagtCCAACGTCCAATTAAATATTTGCATATGAAATAAACGATTGACAATAATTAACAATGAAACTAATTTAATTTCAGACTTGTTTCGAATGGTACAATATATACTTTTTATGATTTCATAACAACCATAACCTTAGaaatattatgaagatccatatttttattttctttcaggaAAGCTCAAGTAATAATTTCTCTAAGAGGTATGGAACATTGGGCAAATGTTGCAGGTCCCATTATTAGGAATTActgttctatacagggtgtatcttgAATGGTTGGCCTTCGCCTAGTAGTGAATGCAAgtcatccaggcctttcagaaaagtagcttgttgcgTATCCcaactgttagtttcggagatacagggtgattcagggAAAAATCTCAAAGATCTTATTATTGCCctagaaatatcaaaataacattgAACGCTCTGAAAGGTTGTTTGATGTGAACAAAcccacaaaattcaaataaaatcggACTGCTGATTTGCGAGTAATGGTTATCCGAAATTGAAGCCGATTTTCATTAATCTTCCTGTACATTACTAACTGTCTTAAGATACACAACAAGCCACTTCTCTAAAAAGCCTGGATAACCTACACTCACCACTAGGCTATAGCcaaccactcatgttacaccctgtataagcaaaagattcgaaaaatttcgaaagaagGTTTTACAGTAACGATATCtgaacaaatatattttttcatttttcagtataGATTGTAGAAACAAGTTTCAAGGAATATGGGTAttaatttaatcaattaatattgCTCTCACGAAAATATATGCTTTTTCTGAGAAGGGTATAACTACCTGATAATTCTATCTCATCTTCAGGTTCCACTTGAACTGGTATTCCATGATGTTGCATAATACTCTGTTTGTTTTTGTCAACATTCATATCTGAAGCTTCCATGGTACTATTATCTGAAGCATAATATAATACCGTTTTAATTCAATGGCATGATAACAATGATCACACATAAATATACAGGGATATTCAAGGAAGGTTGATTATTATAAATGAAGTACCTTGAAATTCTGCATATCTGTCTTCCTCCTCTCCACAAACAGTGGAGAAAACAGTATCATCGAAGTTCTTCATAAGAGAAGTAGATGATCGGTTAATTTCCACATATTCtgttccaattgaaaaatcattgaaatcctCATAGACTAGAGATTTTTCTGGCGATCTCCGCGGATTAAGCAATATATCttctataattattttctctgcaaatcaataaagattcaataTCAGCCCTCGATATAGCTATTAGCTATCAGGTCACTACAGAGGCGTACCCAGGCATAAGCCTTGGGGAGGATATAGAAAAAATTGTTcgcattttccttcttttgaagaagttttccaaagaagtttgcttactcataataagattgtgttatataaggttgttacatacaatggatattcctcctgggggaatatatcccccttatcccccccttgggtacgccactgcgtCACTATAAAATTAAAGTTGTTCGTGAATTGAGctataatatacatacatatataataGTTGAGGATGAAAATAAGACTCAAATGATCTTGTTATCAAAAATATGTGAAGAACAAGTAAGTAGGTACCTTGAAATGCTCCGTCACTACTTTGTTCATCTCTACCCTCAACGGTGGAAACATATTCATGGTTGATGGAGGAAGTAGATGGTCTGTCCATAtccacatatttttttccaatttttgaatcAGTGGAATGATTATCGCCTATAGATTTTTCTACTGATTCTCTTTGTTCGAGCGTTTCTTCTTGAAGAATCCTCTGTTCTTCTCTTTGCTCTGAAAATGAATATGGAttggatataaatattttattgcaaaCAGTCACTCAGAAAAACTTAATTGTACCCGTTGGGCAAAATTCGATGGTATTGAATAGTAGCCCTGTAGCCATAGGATCTAGGAATTATGGATGGCATATTTTCaacttcgatttttaaaagatggATAATGACCAAAACCAATccctatttatttattcattaatgagtgaaatctcattttggattcaatgattcatttttatgaatttttatagttAATGAATGCTAATTAATAACGATTCGTTTTGAGTTTTTGAAAGCTATATTTCATcaaaacacaataaaattgaaagtttAACTGACTTTTCATATAGAAAGAAAGAAATGATTAATCAGGTGACATAAAGAATGATACTTTATTAAACTTATATATTCAAATGCTTGATTCTGAAAATAGTGGAAACCctaatttccgatatttttTGCCTTTTTACCGAATTTCAGCGAAAATTTGACCGAAATATTACGATTTAAGGTTGAAAATACGTGTCAAATGACcgtgttattgaaaatatttcgagaaaaagtAAGTACCTTGAATTGCTTCATCACTACTTTGTTCATCTCTACCCTCAACGGTGGAAACATATTCATGGTTGATGGAGGAAGTAGATGGTCTTTCCATAtccacatatttttttccaatttttgaatcAGTGGAATGATTATTGCCTATAGATTTTTCTACTGATTCTCTTTGTTCGAGCGTTTCATCTTGAAGAATCCTCTGTTCTTCTCTTTGCTCTAAAAATTAATATGGAttggatataaatattttattgcaaaCAGTCACTCAGAAAAACTTAATTGTACCCGGTGGGCAAAATTCGATGGTATTGAATAGTAGCCCTGTAGCCATAGGATCTAGGAATAATGGATGGCATATTTTCaacttcgatttttaaaagatggATAATGACCAAAACCAATccctatttatttattcattaatgagtgaaatctcattttggattcaatgattcatttttatgaatttttatagttAATGAATGCTAATTAATAACGAttcgttttgaatttttgaaagctatatttcatcaacacaataaaattgaaagtttAACTGACTTTTCATATAGaaagaaataaatgattaatcAGGTGACATAAAGAATGATACTTTATTAAACTTATATATTCAAATGCTTGATTCTGAAAATAGTGGAAACCctaatttccgatatttttTGCCTTTTTACCGAATTTCAGCTAAAATCTGACCGAAATATTACGATTTAAGGTTGAAAATACGTGTCAAATGACcgtgttattgaaaatatttcgagaaaaagtAATTACCTTGAATTGCTTCATCACTactttcttcatcttttttAACAACGGAGGAAACATATTTATGGTTGATGGAGGAAGTAGATGGTCTGTCCATATCCAcatatttttctccaattttcgaatCAGTGAAATTATTATCGCTTACAGATTTCTTTACTGATTTTAGCTGTCCAACCATTTCATCTTGAAGTACCCtcagttcttcttttttctctgaaaatgaatatagattcgatatgaatatattatttgtcACTCAGAAAATCTCAACTACAACCTTAAGAAAGGAATATAATGGATGgcatattttcaacttcaaTTCTCAAAAGATGAATTCCTAATGTCCAAAACGGAATCCCTTTCTCCTTTTGTGTTCAATTCATAagggaaaattcatttttgtttgaattgattaattttttcaattttttttattcatatgaaataaaaaatttaacgatgttgaatccggagaccttACTGACCAccaaataatttaattatcagaagttcacaaattatcataaataggcccttggttgatttgccgtgtgaaactgaaactttttatgatttttg
It contains:
- the LOC123681018 gene encoding uncharacterized protein LOC123681018, translated to MFGLVHFPDQTYGIYSMKNISKKKGDNNACIVKHRGAKYEAVLITEKEKKEELRVLQDEMVGQLKSVKKSVSDNNFTDSKIGEKYVDMDRPSTSSINHKYVSSVVKKDEESSDEAIQEQREEQRILQDETLEQRESVEKSIGNNHSTDSKIGKKYVDMERPSTSSINHEYVSTVEGRDEQSSDEAIQEQREEQRILQEETLEQRESVEKSIGDNHSTDSKIGKKYVDMDRPSTSSINHEYVSTVEGRDEQSSDGAFQEKIIIEDILLNPRRSPEKSLVYEDFNDFSIGTEYVEINRSSTSLMKNFDDTVFSTVCGEEEDRYAEFQDNSTMEASDMNVDKNKQSIMQHHGIPVQVEPEDEIELSVYGDNSDDDSDYNLSTYSETQSDNSRDGSRSSTPCSFLSEMDLNIEEKTQPNESNNNSLSKSIQVHLSASLNEPGCDDENMMVTESRGRKGDKKANFCFYCHTKQQKISRHLENKHSGEEEVKKFIMLPKGNVERAKIIGQIRKRGNFLFNTNENLNDGELIVARRPKSSRNKSGRDYSACANCKGFFSKATLRVHFRSCTGIDSDIKRLPNLLSKKITSRIHPMASITVRNHLFPPLREDDVCRAIRYDELIIIYANKMVEKYREPRHFQMIRQRLRLIGNFLIKMKALSKEINNLASIYDPKFVDMVLSAINMCARYTETTNCFEAPSVAFSLGTLLKQIGNLLITECIKNHKEEMRKNAKYFLKVFAQEVNINVNRTVAETQLKMSRTKTVMLPTMGDIKKLSDYLTKKRKDALEKLKICFSSLAWIDLAEATLTSIQVFNRRRAGEVERISITEFEKYETIERSNNDLFQSLSEKSKEIAKKYVRFTIRGKLNRTVPVLLDTHLCECIQLIIKNRTNMRVHKSNPYVFGTPGSDTKKHPHLSACTLMRKFSEACGAEHPTRLRGTNLRKHIATTCITLNLENQDVVDLSNFMGHSEKIHKGIYRQPIISRDILGISQLLQTAQGENENASSDDSENEVVNDEEPIPTNEINSTGGTPNLSGGNRRNSSKAHTLSGTLKRVRWTQEEKDAIFRIFGEYMNRKALPPLKVIQTVIKETPVLQNRTSPQIKTWIHNQLKGSKKKLSFSN